A window of Thunnus thynnus chromosome 17, fThuThy2.1, whole genome shotgun sequence contains these coding sequences:
- the sun1b gene encoding SUN domain-containing protein 1 isoform X1, whose translation MQEESKQRRMTMDFSQLHTYTPPQCAPENTGYTYSLSSSYSTAALDFEKEHQIAPVYESPRMSRRSLRLQTSAGHYGNDSLADYSQNHSNSSYTSTRRETRTVRSRKQQSSSGSLSLSLSQAATPRKALSFSAVSTPINNSSSIQQSHTASEASLLTPILDQSSLRQRTITTTTTTTTTSGDGHWGKSTDHSSSSINGDVSASASKSHATLANGYICKDCSVHSHRTESLTTHSSSSSNSQAAEASTDAHTFSSSPFTSIYSRDRSRRNKTGVLMSMLYTCIRYSKRALAPIVSLVTLLFNNVLWLGSRAKSPPRKGVLVSFSDSVRQAVSSGLSQLWLFKQTTLHRMMGYRANGYEGQAHSSFCGSMNVKDLVTEDASHLNLNGSLCDDCKGKQYSETHTVLTQSSRPRRLVGALWSLLAYTGYCLLQPGYCVVRAGKAVGSGVGTAAQRLLSLLWMLLAAPVKAGRGLLWFLAKGWYQLVSLMSLLNVFFLTRCLPKLWKLLLLLLPFLLLLALWLWGPSTATLLAYLPAINLTEWRSASPFTLFSNSGPVSAPGPASVPVPPTETPLEQTPATPISQAPILPPVVVSSVDLERLERVERQLALLWERVQQGDDKQKQHHTDILGLYSTLREQLHTQTDRESLGLWVSSLLEERLSVLRGELDQENTHRAQSEEQQKLHQESQTARLADLELLLNTLAAKTEEVQQKQQLYEHEKEKREKEVVISAADTAPVSVGVKQEDHDALLAEVQRLELELGKIRQDLQGVAGCKGKCEQLGSLQETISAQVSSQVRKELQALFFGSSESAEERGEVPESLIYWLSQRYVSTPDLQALLASLELSILRNVSQQLELNRAQTLGEAESQAKTIIQTVTGTVQHTASTEGLTEEQVKLIVQNALKLYSQDRTGLVDYALESGGGSILSTRCSETYETKTALMSLFGLPLWYFSQSPRVVIQPDVYPGNCWAFKGSQGYLVIRLSLRIRPTSFCVEHIPKALSPTGNITSAPRNFTVYGLDDEYQEEGKLLGQYVYNEDGESLQTFPVTEQNDKAFQIIEVRVLSNWGHPEYTCLYRFRVHGEPRPQ comes from the exons CTCCAGCTACTCGACAGCAGCGTTAGACTTTGAAAAGGAGCACCAGATTGCTCCTGTGTACGAGTCGCCCAGGATGTCACGGCGGAGCCTGCGTCTGCAGACCAGTGCTGGTCACTATGGCAACGACAGCCTGGCTGATTACTCCCAGAaccacagcaacagcagctacACTAGCACCAGGAGAGAAACACG GACGGTGCGGAGCAGGAAGCAGCAGTCCAGTTCTGGCTCTCTGTCTTTATCCCTGAGCCAAGCCGCCACACCGAGGAAAgccctctccttctctgctgTTAGTACCCCGAttaataacagcagcagcattcaGCAAAGCCACACTGCATCTGAGGCCTCACTGCTCACACCCATCCTGGACCAGTCCAGCCTTAGACAACGTACCATCACCACAACTACCACCACTACCACTACTTCTGGGGATGGACATTGGG GGAAGAGCACTGACCACAGTTCATCAAGTATCAATGGTGACGTCAGTGCCAGTGCATCAAAGTCCCACGCCACGCTCGCCAACGGTTACATCTGTAAAGACTGCTCTGTACACTCTCATAGGACAGAGTCCCTTACCAcacactcatcatcatcatcgaaTTCTCAGGCTGCAGAAGCTTCCACCGATGCCCACACCTTCTCGTCGTCACCTTTCACCAGCATATACTCCAGGGACAGGAGTCGGAGGAACAAGACAG GTGTCCTGATGTCAATGTTATATACGTGTATACGCTACAGCAAACGAGCCCTGGCCCCCATAGTGTCCTTAGTCACTCTGCTCTTCAACAATGTGCTCTGGCTGGGTTCAAGGGCCAAGAGCCCACCGAGAAAAG GTGTCCTTGTGTCGTTTTCGGACTCAGTGAGACAAGCGGTGTCCTCCGGTTTGTCCCAACTGTGGCTGTTTAAGCAGACCACTCTCCACAGAATGATGGGCTACAGGGCAAATGGCTATGAAGGACAAG CTCACTCAAGTTTCTGTGGAAGCATGAATGTGAAGGATCTGGTGACTGAAGACGCATCACATCTTAATCTCAATGGTTCCCTGT GTGATGACTGTAAAGGGAAGCAGTACTCTGAGACACACACCGTCCTCACACAGTCCTCCAGGCCTCGGCGCCTGGTGGGGGCGCTGTGGAGCCTTCTAGCTTACACAG GTTACTGCCTCCTCCAGCCAGGGTACTGTGTGGTGAGAGCAGGCAAAGCAGTGGGATCAGGGGTTGGGACAGCAGCACAGAGGCTGCTCTCGCTGCTCTGGATGCTCCTGGCAGCTCCAG TGAAGGCAGGCAGAGGTCTTCTGTGGTTTCTTGCAAAAGGATGGTACCAGCTGGTGTCTCTTATGTCTCTCCTCAATGTCTTCTTTCTGACACG ATGCCTTCCCAAACTCTGGAAGCTCCTGCTGCTTCTTTTGCCCTTTTTGCTCCTCTTAG CTTTATGGTTGTGGGGTCCGTCCACTGCTACCCTGCTTGCCTACCTCCCAGCTATAAACCTAACGGAGTGGCGTTCTGCATCTCCCTTCACCCTCTTCTCCAACTCGGGGCCAGTCTCTGCTCCCGGTCCCGCCTCTGTCCCCGTCCCTCCAACAGAGACTCCACTGGAGCAGACACCAGCTACCCCGATCTCACAGGCACCG ATCCTCCCCCCAGTGGTGGTCTCTAGTGTGGACTTAGAGCGTCTTGAACGTGTGGAGCGCCAACTAGCCCTGCTGTGGGAGCGAGTCCAGCAGGGTGACGACAAGCAGAAGCAGCATCACACTGACATTTTGGGTCTCTACAGCACCCTGAGGGAGCAGCTCCACACTCAGACCGACAGGGAGAGTCTGGGACTGTGGGTTTCCTCACTGCTGGAGGAGAGGCTTAGCGTGCTGCGAGGAGAGCTGGACcaggagaacacacacagagcacag AGTGAAGAGCAGCAGAAACTGCACCAAGAGAGTCAGACAGCACGGCTGGCTGATTTGGAATTGCTGCTCAACACTCTGGCTGCCAAGACTGAG GAGGTGcaacagaagcagcagctgtATGAGCACGAGAAAGAGAAACGGGAGAAAGAAGTTGTCATTTCAGCAGCAGACACAGCTCCTGTCAG tgtgGGTGTGAAGCAGGAGGACCATGATGCTCTGCTGGCAGAGGTGCAGAGACTTGAGTTAGAACTGGGCAAAATCAGGCAAGACCTGCAGGGTGTTGCAGGATGCAAGGGCAAGTGTGAGCAGCTGGGCTCTCTGCAGGAGACA ATATCAGCTCAGGTGTCCTCCCAGGTACGTAAGGAGTTGCAGGCTCTGTTCTTCGGCAGCAGCGAGTCAGCTGAGGAGCGCGGAGAGGTGCCTGAGTCTCTGATCTACTGGCTGTCCCAGCGCTACGTGAGCACGCCTGACCTGCAAGCCTTACTGGCCTCACTGGAGCTGAGTATCCTGAGAAACGTTTCCCAGCAGCTGGAGCTTAATCGAGCCCAGACCTTGGGAGAAGCAGAGTCCCAAGCCAAGACCATCATCCAGACAGTAACTGGGACTGTCCAGCACACTGCCTCTACTGAAGGACTGACAGAAGAG CAAGTGAAGCTGATAGTCCAGAACGCGCTGAAGCTCTACTCCCAGGATCGAACGGGTCTGGTGGACTATGCCCTGGAGTCTGGAG gtggcAGCATCCTCAGTACACGCTGCTCTGAGACATATGAAACCAAGACAGCCCTCATGAGTCTGTTTGGCCTGCCACTCTGGTACTTCTCCCAGTCTCCACGTGTTGTCATCCAG CCTGATGTGTACCCAGGTAACTGTTGGGCATTCAAAGGCTCTCAGGGCTATCTGGTGATCCGGCTTTCATTGAGGATCCGGCCCACATCCTTCTGCGTGGAGCACATTCCCAAAGCCCTGTCCCCAACCGGAAACATCACCAGTGCGCCACGCAACTTCACTGTCTAT GGTCTAGATGATGAGTACCAAGAGGAAGGGAAGCTGCTGGGACAATACGTATACAATGAAGATGGGGAGTCACTGCAAACCTTCCCTGTTACG GAGCAGAATGATAAGGCCTTCCAGATAATTGAGGTGCGGGTGCTGTCTAACTGGGGGCATCCAGAGTACACCTGCCTGTACCGCTTCAGAGTCCACGGAGAACCTCGGCCTCAGTGA
- the sun1b gene encoding SUN domain-containing protein 1 isoform X4 codes for MQEESKQRRMTMDFSQLHTYTPPQCAPENTGYTYSLSSSYSTAALDFEKEHQIAPVYESPRMSRRSLRLQTSAGHYGNDSLADYSQNHSNSSYTSTRRETRTVRSRKQQSSSGSLSLSLSQAATPRKALSFSAVSTPINNSSSIQQSHTASEASLLTPILDQSSLRQRTITTTTTTTTTSGDGHWGKSTDHSSSSINGDVSASASKSHATLANGYICKDCSVHSHRTESLTTHSSSSSNSQAAEASTDAHTFSSSPFTSIYSRDRSRRNKTGVLMSMLYTCIRYSKRALAPIVSLVTLLFNNVLWLGSRAKSPPRKGVLVSFSDSVRQAVSSGLSQLWLFKQTTLHRMMGYRANGYEGQAHSSFCGSMNVKDLVTEDASHLNLNGSLCYCLLQPGYCVVRAGKAVGSGVGTAAQRLLSLLWMLLAAPVKAGRGLLWFLAKGWYQLVSLMSLLNVFFLTRCLPKLWKLLLLLLPFLLLLALWLWGPSTATLLAYLPAINLTEWRSASPFTLFSNSGPVSAPGPASVPVPPTETPLEQTPATPISQAPILPPVVVSSVDLERLERVERQLALLWERVQQGDDKQKQHHTDILGLYSTLREQLHTQTDRESLGLWVSSLLEERLSVLRGELDQENTHRAQSEEQQKLHQESQTARLADLELLLNTLAAKTEEVQQKQQLYEHEKEKREKEVVISAADTAPVSVGVKQEDHDALLAEVQRLELELGKIRQDLQGVAGCKGKCEQLGSLQETISAQVSSQVRKELQALFFGSSESAEERGEVPESLIYWLSQRYVSTPDLQALLASLELSILRNVSQQLELNRAQTLGEAESQAKTIIQTVTGTVQHTASTEGLTEEQVKLIVQNALKLYSQDRTGLVDYALESGGGSILSTRCSETYETKTALMSLFGLPLWYFSQSPRVVIQPDVYPGNCWAFKGSQGYLVIRLSLRIRPTSFCVEHIPKALSPTGNITSAPRNFTVYGLDDEYQEEGKLLGQYVYNEDGESLQTFPVTEQNDKAFQIIEVRVLSNWGHPEYTCLYRFRVHGEPRPQ; via the exons CTCCAGCTACTCGACAGCAGCGTTAGACTTTGAAAAGGAGCACCAGATTGCTCCTGTGTACGAGTCGCCCAGGATGTCACGGCGGAGCCTGCGTCTGCAGACCAGTGCTGGTCACTATGGCAACGACAGCCTGGCTGATTACTCCCAGAaccacagcaacagcagctacACTAGCACCAGGAGAGAAACACG GACGGTGCGGAGCAGGAAGCAGCAGTCCAGTTCTGGCTCTCTGTCTTTATCCCTGAGCCAAGCCGCCACACCGAGGAAAgccctctccttctctgctgTTAGTACCCCGAttaataacagcagcagcattcaGCAAAGCCACACTGCATCTGAGGCCTCACTGCTCACACCCATCCTGGACCAGTCCAGCCTTAGACAACGTACCATCACCACAACTACCACCACTACCACTACTTCTGGGGATGGACATTGGG GGAAGAGCACTGACCACAGTTCATCAAGTATCAATGGTGACGTCAGTGCCAGTGCATCAAAGTCCCACGCCACGCTCGCCAACGGTTACATCTGTAAAGACTGCTCTGTACACTCTCATAGGACAGAGTCCCTTACCAcacactcatcatcatcatcgaaTTCTCAGGCTGCAGAAGCTTCCACCGATGCCCACACCTTCTCGTCGTCACCTTTCACCAGCATATACTCCAGGGACAGGAGTCGGAGGAACAAGACAG GTGTCCTGATGTCAATGTTATATACGTGTATACGCTACAGCAAACGAGCCCTGGCCCCCATAGTGTCCTTAGTCACTCTGCTCTTCAACAATGTGCTCTGGCTGGGTTCAAGGGCCAAGAGCCCACCGAGAAAAG GTGTCCTTGTGTCGTTTTCGGACTCAGTGAGACAAGCGGTGTCCTCCGGTTTGTCCCAACTGTGGCTGTTTAAGCAGACCACTCTCCACAGAATGATGGGCTACAGGGCAAATGGCTATGAAGGACAAG CTCACTCAAGTTTCTGTGGAAGCATGAATGTGAAGGATCTGGTGACTGAAGACGCATCACATCTTAATCTCAATGGTTCCCTGT GTTACTGCCTCCTCCAGCCAGGGTACTGTGTGGTGAGAGCAGGCAAAGCAGTGGGATCAGGGGTTGGGACAGCAGCACAGAGGCTGCTCTCGCTGCTCTGGATGCTCCTGGCAGCTCCAG TGAAGGCAGGCAGAGGTCTTCTGTGGTTTCTTGCAAAAGGATGGTACCAGCTGGTGTCTCTTATGTCTCTCCTCAATGTCTTCTTTCTGACACG ATGCCTTCCCAAACTCTGGAAGCTCCTGCTGCTTCTTTTGCCCTTTTTGCTCCTCTTAG CTTTATGGTTGTGGGGTCCGTCCACTGCTACCCTGCTTGCCTACCTCCCAGCTATAAACCTAACGGAGTGGCGTTCTGCATCTCCCTTCACCCTCTTCTCCAACTCGGGGCCAGTCTCTGCTCCCGGTCCCGCCTCTGTCCCCGTCCCTCCAACAGAGACTCCACTGGAGCAGACACCAGCTACCCCGATCTCACAGGCACCG ATCCTCCCCCCAGTGGTGGTCTCTAGTGTGGACTTAGAGCGTCTTGAACGTGTGGAGCGCCAACTAGCCCTGCTGTGGGAGCGAGTCCAGCAGGGTGACGACAAGCAGAAGCAGCATCACACTGACATTTTGGGTCTCTACAGCACCCTGAGGGAGCAGCTCCACACTCAGACCGACAGGGAGAGTCTGGGACTGTGGGTTTCCTCACTGCTGGAGGAGAGGCTTAGCGTGCTGCGAGGAGAGCTGGACcaggagaacacacacagagcacag AGTGAAGAGCAGCAGAAACTGCACCAAGAGAGTCAGACAGCACGGCTGGCTGATTTGGAATTGCTGCTCAACACTCTGGCTGCCAAGACTGAG GAGGTGcaacagaagcagcagctgtATGAGCACGAGAAAGAGAAACGGGAGAAAGAAGTTGTCATTTCAGCAGCAGACACAGCTCCTGTCAG tgtgGGTGTGAAGCAGGAGGACCATGATGCTCTGCTGGCAGAGGTGCAGAGACTTGAGTTAGAACTGGGCAAAATCAGGCAAGACCTGCAGGGTGTTGCAGGATGCAAGGGCAAGTGTGAGCAGCTGGGCTCTCTGCAGGAGACA ATATCAGCTCAGGTGTCCTCCCAGGTACGTAAGGAGTTGCAGGCTCTGTTCTTCGGCAGCAGCGAGTCAGCTGAGGAGCGCGGAGAGGTGCCTGAGTCTCTGATCTACTGGCTGTCCCAGCGCTACGTGAGCACGCCTGACCTGCAAGCCTTACTGGCCTCACTGGAGCTGAGTATCCTGAGAAACGTTTCCCAGCAGCTGGAGCTTAATCGAGCCCAGACCTTGGGAGAAGCAGAGTCCCAAGCCAAGACCATCATCCAGACAGTAACTGGGACTGTCCAGCACACTGCCTCTACTGAAGGACTGACAGAAGAG CAAGTGAAGCTGATAGTCCAGAACGCGCTGAAGCTCTACTCCCAGGATCGAACGGGTCTGGTGGACTATGCCCTGGAGTCTGGAG gtggcAGCATCCTCAGTACACGCTGCTCTGAGACATATGAAACCAAGACAGCCCTCATGAGTCTGTTTGGCCTGCCACTCTGGTACTTCTCCCAGTCTCCACGTGTTGTCATCCAG CCTGATGTGTACCCAGGTAACTGTTGGGCATTCAAAGGCTCTCAGGGCTATCTGGTGATCCGGCTTTCATTGAGGATCCGGCCCACATCCTTCTGCGTGGAGCACATTCCCAAAGCCCTGTCCCCAACCGGAAACATCACCAGTGCGCCACGCAACTTCACTGTCTAT GGTCTAGATGATGAGTACCAAGAGGAAGGGAAGCTGCTGGGACAATACGTATACAATGAAGATGGGGAGTCACTGCAAACCTTCCCTGTTACG GAGCAGAATGATAAGGCCTTCCAGATAATTGAGGTGCGGGTGCTGTCTAACTGGGGGCATCCAGAGTACACCTGCCTGTACCGCTTCAGAGTCCACGGAGAACCTCGGCCTCAGTGA
- the sun1b gene encoding SUN domain-containing protein 1 isoform X7 has product MQEESKQRRMTMDFSQLHTYTPPQCAPENTGYTYSLSSSYSTAALDFEKEHQIAPVYESPRMSRRSLRLQTSAGHYGNDSLADYSQNHSNSSYTSTRRETRTVRSRKQQSSSGSLSLSLSQAATPRKALSFSAVSTPINNSSSIQQSHTASEASLLTPILDQSSLRQRTITTTTTTTTTSGDGHWGKSTDHSSSSINGDVSASASKSHATLANGYICKDCSVHSHRTESLTTHSSSSSNSQAAEASTDAHTFSSSPFTSIYSRDRSRRNKTAHSSFCGSMNVKDLVTEDASHLNLNGSLCYCLLQPGYCVVRAGKAVGSGVGTAAQRLLSLLWMLLAAPVKAGRGLLWFLAKGWYQLVSLMSLLNVFFLTRCLPKLWKLLLLLLPFLLLLALWLWGPSTATLLAYLPAINLTEWRSASPFTLFSNSGPVSAPGPASVPVPPTETPLEQTPATPISQAPILPPVVVSSVDLERLERVERQLALLWERVQQGDDKQKQHHTDILGLYSTLREQLHTQTDRESLGLWVSSLLEERLSVLRGELDQENTHRAQSEEQQKLHQESQTARLADLELLLNTLAAKTEEVQQKQQLYEHEKEKREKEVVISAADTAPVSVGVKQEDHDALLAEVQRLELELGKIRQDLQGVAGCKGKCEQLGSLQETISAQVSSQVRKELQALFFGSSESAEERGEVPESLIYWLSQRYVSTPDLQALLASLELSILRNVSQQLELNRAQTLGEAESQAKTIIQTVTGTVQHTASTEGLTEEQVKLIVQNALKLYSQDRTGLVDYALESGGGSILSTRCSETYETKTALMSLFGLPLWYFSQSPRVVIQPDVYPGNCWAFKGSQGYLVIRLSLRIRPTSFCVEHIPKALSPTGNITSAPRNFTVYGLDDEYQEEGKLLGQYVYNEDGESLQTFPVTEQNDKAFQIIEVRVLSNWGHPEYTCLYRFRVHGEPRPQ; this is encoded by the exons CTCCAGCTACTCGACAGCAGCGTTAGACTTTGAAAAGGAGCACCAGATTGCTCCTGTGTACGAGTCGCCCAGGATGTCACGGCGGAGCCTGCGTCTGCAGACCAGTGCTGGTCACTATGGCAACGACAGCCTGGCTGATTACTCCCAGAaccacagcaacagcagctacACTAGCACCAGGAGAGAAACACG GACGGTGCGGAGCAGGAAGCAGCAGTCCAGTTCTGGCTCTCTGTCTTTATCCCTGAGCCAAGCCGCCACACCGAGGAAAgccctctccttctctgctgTTAGTACCCCGAttaataacagcagcagcattcaGCAAAGCCACACTGCATCTGAGGCCTCACTGCTCACACCCATCCTGGACCAGTCCAGCCTTAGACAACGTACCATCACCACAACTACCACCACTACCACTACTTCTGGGGATGGACATTGGG GGAAGAGCACTGACCACAGTTCATCAAGTATCAATGGTGACGTCAGTGCCAGTGCATCAAAGTCCCACGCCACGCTCGCCAACGGTTACATCTGTAAAGACTGCTCTGTACACTCTCATAGGACAGAGTCCCTTACCAcacactcatcatcatcatcgaaTTCTCAGGCTGCAGAAGCTTCCACCGATGCCCACACCTTCTCGTCGTCACCTTTCACCAGCATATACTCCAGGGACAGGAGTCGGAGGAACAAGACAG CTCACTCAAGTTTCTGTGGAAGCATGAATGTGAAGGATCTGGTGACTGAAGACGCATCACATCTTAATCTCAATGGTTCCCTGT GTTACTGCCTCCTCCAGCCAGGGTACTGTGTGGTGAGAGCAGGCAAAGCAGTGGGATCAGGGGTTGGGACAGCAGCACAGAGGCTGCTCTCGCTGCTCTGGATGCTCCTGGCAGCTCCAG TGAAGGCAGGCAGAGGTCTTCTGTGGTTTCTTGCAAAAGGATGGTACCAGCTGGTGTCTCTTATGTCTCTCCTCAATGTCTTCTTTCTGACACG ATGCCTTCCCAAACTCTGGAAGCTCCTGCTGCTTCTTTTGCCCTTTTTGCTCCTCTTAG CTTTATGGTTGTGGGGTCCGTCCACTGCTACCCTGCTTGCCTACCTCCCAGCTATAAACCTAACGGAGTGGCGTTCTGCATCTCCCTTCACCCTCTTCTCCAACTCGGGGCCAGTCTCTGCTCCCGGTCCCGCCTCTGTCCCCGTCCCTCCAACAGAGACTCCACTGGAGCAGACACCAGCTACCCCGATCTCACAGGCACCG ATCCTCCCCCCAGTGGTGGTCTCTAGTGTGGACTTAGAGCGTCTTGAACGTGTGGAGCGCCAACTAGCCCTGCTGTGGGAGCGAGTCCAGCAGGGTGACGACAAGCAGAAGCAGCATCACACTGACATTTTGGGTCTCTACAGCACCCTGAGGGAGCAGCTCCACACTCAGACCGACAGGGAGAGTCTGGGACTGTGGGTTTCCTCACTGCTGGAGGAGAGGCTTAGCGTGCTGCGAGGAGAGCTGGACcaggagaacacacacagagcacag AGTGAAGAGCAGCAGAAACTGCACCAAGAGAGTCAGACAGCACGGCTGGCTGATTTGGAATTGCTGCTCAACACTCTGGCTGCCAAGACTGAG GAGGTGcaacagaagcagcagctgtATGAGCACGAGAAAGAGAAACGGGAGAAAGAAGTTGTCATTTCAGCAGCAGACACAGCTCCTGTCAG tgtgGGTGTGAAGCAGGAGGACCATGATGCTCTGCTGGCAGAGGTGCAGAGACTTGAGTTAGAACTGGGCAAAATCAGGCAAGACCTGCAGGGTGTTGCAGGATGCAAGGGCAAGTGTGAGCAGCTGGGCTCTCTGCAGGAGACA ATATCAGCTCAGGTGTCCTCCCAGGTACGTAAGGAGTTGCAGGCTCTGTTCTTCGGCAGCAGCGAGTCAGCTGAGGAGCGCGGAGAGGTGCCTGAGTCTCTGATCTACTGGCTGTCCCAGCGCTACGTGAGCACGCCTGACCTGCAAGCCTTACTGGCCTCACTGGAGCTGAGTATCCTGAGAAACGTTTCCCAGCAGCTGGAGCTTAATCGAGCCCAGACCTTGGGAGAAGCAGAGTCCCAAGCCAAGACCATCATCCAGACAGTAACTGGGACTGTCCAGCACACTGCCTCTACTGAAGGACTGACAGAAGAG CAAGTGAAGCTGATAGTCCAGAACGCGCTGAAGCTCTACTCCCAGGATCGAACGGGTCTGGTGGACTATGCCCTGGAGTCTGGAG gtggcAGCATCCTCAGTACACGCTGCTCTGAGACATATGAAACCAAGACAGCCCTCATGAGTCTGTTTGGCCTGCCACTCTGGTACTTCTCCCAGTCTCCACGTGTTGTCATCCAG CCTGATGTGTACCCAGGTAACTGTTGGGCATTCAAAGGCTCTCAGGGCTATCTGGTGATCCGGCTTTCATTGAGGATCCGGCCCACATCCTTCTGCGTGGAGCACATTCCCAAAGCCCTGTCCCCAACCGGAAACATCACCAGTGCGCCACGCAACTTCACTGTCTAT GGTCTAGATGATGAGTACCAAGAGGAAGGGAAGCTGCTGGGACAATACGTATACAATGAAGATGGGGAGTCACTGCAAACCTTCCCTGTTACG GAGCAGAATGATAAGGCCTTCCAGATAATTGAGGTGCGGGTGCTGTCTAACTGGGGGCATCCAGAGTACACCTGCCTGTACCGCTTCAGAGTCCACGGAGAACCTCGGCCTCAGTGA